GGTTACTGGCACATGAACCTGGCAAAAAGTCAATCAGTGGAAGCAACTTGGACTCGACTGAATGTATTGAGCCGTGTCTATTAACATCAACCAATATGATTCCAACTGCCAAGGGCAGATCAGAACCAACAGGGACTGGCATTGGCGGAGATATGGCCATCCCAGGGCCACCAGTACCAGTTTTGATTGATGAAGAGACAAGACCAAAGATGGAGCCGGGGCCACGAGGCCTCACAGTTTCAGGACCACAAGTTACATTATCTGCCAGATCATCAAGATGAAACTGCACATTCTTCAACGAGCTAGGCAGGTACTCATTTAGAACTGGGTGCTTCTGGCACACAGCAACACAGTCTGGCTCCGAAAGGGGAATTTGCCTGAGAATAGCTATCGGTTTCGCGGATTTACCAAATACACGGAACTCATTTCTCAGAAGCCTAGACACCTGAATTAGCATACTGCCATACTTTTCATCGGACAGAAGACAAGGATAATCCAAAGCAAATTCTGGCTTCACCTCATTTCCATccaaaagggaaaagaaagcaTCCAATCCCTTGGGCAGCATATTATGCGAAGAGGGGTGACGCTCAGAAATAATGCCTCTCATGAAGATACTGAACTCATTGTAGCCCACCGCAGAGTTTGACTTCCACTTGTGATCAGCTTCTTCTTCTAGATTCCTGTACGCGAACATCCCAAGGTCGGCAATCACCCCCACATTACCTTTGCTAAAGGCACCAGAGCATGATT
The Panicum hallii strain FIL2 chromosome 6, PHallii_v3.1, whole genome shotgun sequence genome window above contains:
- the LOC112896683 gene encoding uncharacterized protein LOC112896683, translated to MMGRHGQIVYPGKRWIDLDEFLDSKPILEDVPVNRLFGRPDDCQPYMSNDASYRLIKLGLYLPYFRNILGKSCSGAFSKGNVGVIADLGMFAYRNLEEEADHKWKSNSAVGYNEFSIFMRGIISERHPSSHNMLPKGLDAFFSLLDGNEVKPEFALDYPCLLSDEKYGSMLIQVSRLLRNEFRVFGKSAKPIAILRQIPLSEPDCVAVCQKHPVLNEYLPSSLKNVQFHLDDLADNVTCGPETVRPRGPGSIFGLVSSSIKTGTGGPGMAISPPMPVPVGSDLPLAVGIILVDVNRHGSIHSVESKLLPLIDFLPGSCASNLRHAPYTRKEVIQLLRYNFPLYLPVAFEAFWVKGEWDTLGARLADPIPSIYSAPGCC